Part of the Desulfolutivibrio sulfoxidireducens genome is shown below.
AGGCCCTATACAACTGCCACGCCCCGTGCACCCGCAACACGCCGTCATCCTCCATGACCGGTCCCACCTTCCGGGCGGCCGCCACCCGCCCGGCCAGAACCGCCGCCTCGCTCCGGTGGCTCAGATTGATCACCAGCCCATAGGCATCGGACATCACCCGCCCGGTCCCGGCCCAGCCGACATACTCCACCCCCGGTCCGACCGCCGCCAGCGGCTCGAAAAACATGGGCTCGGCCACCACCCGCACCCGGGCGCCCGGGAACGCCCGCTTGAGCCATAAAAAAAGCGGAAAGGACAGGATCAGGTCGCCCATCCGCTGCATCTGCAGCACCAGAATCGTCACATTCCCCTCCACGGCGGGACTCGCCAGCACCCGGACCACCAGGATACGCAAAGCAGCCACGCGCAGGCAAGGGCATCCTCGCCCGCGACGGGGCTCGGCCCCATGTCCCGGAGGCGTTCGACGAGGACGACGGCGTGCGGGCGCGGGCCTTGCCCGGTGTCGCTACGCTTCCTGAACCAACCCCGGGCCGGGAAATCCGCGTCCGGCCCATGAAACACCGGACTCGCCCCCCCGCGCCGTTTGCCAGGGTCCCGCCTTTCGGCTAGAGGCCTTGTTGGACCTCAACAAGGCGAAACGCCCATGAAACGCCGCACCATCCCGACCACGGCCTACGACCTGTCCAATCCCCAGGTGCTTTTGGCCTGGCAACGCAACCACTTAGCCAACGAGCGCACCTTTTTGGCCTGGTGCCGCACCGGGCTGGCCCTTTTCGCCTTCAGCTTCGTCATCGAACGCTTCGATTTCTTCATCCGCCAGATGCAGGCCCTGCCCCTGTTCGACGGCCTGACCCGCAGGCATCTGCACACCGAGCTGATCAGCCTGACCACCTTTACTGTGGGCGTGGCGGTCATCCTCATGGCCGGATGGCGCTTCATCTACGTGCGGCGCCTGATCAACCGGGGAGAGCAACAGTTCTCGGCCCTGCCGGATCTTCTTTTCATCCTCTCGGTCATGGGCATCATCATCAGCCTTTTCGGGGTGTTCTGGTTCCTGGTGGTCAGCTAGCCGGGGCCGCGCCGAGCCCCTTTTTTTGCCCCATGCGCCCCCTTCCCCTCCCCTCCCACGGCGGCCACCTTCAGGCCCTGGCCCGGGCCGCCGGACGCGATCCGGCGGACATCCTGGACTTCTCGGCCAGCATGAATCCCTTGGGGCCGCCGGACGGCCTTCGGGCCATCATCAGCCGGACCGTGTCCGAGGTGGTCCATTATCCCGATCCGGACTGCTCCGGGCTCGTCACCGCCGCAAGCCGGCGCTACGGCCTGCCGCCTGAGGAACTCGTGGCCGGAAACGGCACCAGCGACCTGCTCTTCGCCCTGGCCCGGGCCGCGCGCCCGGACCCCGGGACGCGGCGCGCCCCATCCTGGTCCCGGGCCATCCTGGCCGCGCCCTGCTATGTGGACTACCGTCGGGCCTGCGCCCGGGCCGGGATCGAGGCCACGGCGGTCCTCCTCGACCCGGACCACGATTTTTCACTGGATTGGGACCGGCTCTTGGCGGGTCTTCCCCGGAAACCGGCCCTGGTCTTTCTGGGCCGGCCCCAGAATCCCACGGGCCGGTCCTTTCCGGACGCCCCCCTGCGGGAGTTGGCCGCGTTTCGCCCGGACTGCCTGTTCGTGATCGATGAGGCCTTTGCCGACTTCGTGCCGGACTTTGCCAGCCTGACCCGCAACCGCCCGGACAACGTGGCCGTCTTCTTGTCCCTGACCAAGTCCTTTGCCGTGCCGGGCCTGCGCCTGGGGCTTTTGGCCGCCGAGGCGCGGCTTGTGGCCCGGGTCCGGGACGAGCTGGCGCCGTGGGCGGTCAACGCCATGGCCCAGGCCGTGGGCCAGGCCTTTCTTGGCGACGAGGCGTATCTTTCGCGCACCCGGTCCGAGACCGGGCGGCTTCGCCGGGACTTGGCCGCGTCCCTTGCGGCGTTGCCCGGGGTGCGCGTCTTTCCCGGCGAGGCCAACTTCCTGCTGTGCCGCCTTGAGGGCCAGGCCGACGGTGCCGTTCGCCTGGGCCACCGGCTGCTTCTGGAACACGGGCTGGCCATCCGGGTCTGCGCCGACTTCGCGGGCCTTGACGGGCGATATTTCCGGGTGGCCGTACGCCGTGACGCGGACAACGCCCGCCTGCTCTCGGCCCTGGCCGCCGTGCTCGGCCAAGGCCGCCCGCGCCCCGCCAGACCGCGCCCAACCCCGGCCCTCATGTTCCAGGGCGCGTCCTCCAACGCCGGCAAAAGCGTCCTGGCCGCGGCCCTGTGCCGCATCCTGCGCCAGGACGGATACGCCGTGGCCCCTTTCAAGGCCCAGAACATGTCGCTCAATTCCGGGGTGACCCCGGACGGCCTGGAGATGGGCCGGGCCCAGATCCTCCAGGCCCGGGCCTGCGGCCTGGCCCCGGAGGCGGCCATGAACCCGGTGCTGCTCAAGCCCTCCTCGGAGACCGGCTCCCAGGTGGTGGTCATGGGCCGGCCCGTGGGCAACATGGACGCCCGGACCTATTTCGCCCGCAAGAGGGATTTTTTCGCCACGGTCACGGCGGCCTACGACGATCTGGCCGCCCGGCACGAGGTCATGGTCATCGAGGGGGCCGGAAGTCCGGCCGAGGTCAACCTCATGGCCCACGACATCGTGAACATGGCCATGGCCGCCCATGCCGGGGCCCGGGTGCTCCTGGTGGCGGACATCGACCGGGGCGGGGCGTTCGCGGCCCTGGCCGGGACCATGGAGCTTCTGCCCGAGCGGGACCGGGCCAGGGTCGTCGGGTACGTACTCAACCGCTTCCGGGGCGACCCGGGGCTTCTGGGCGACGCCCCGGACTTTGTATTCCGGATGACCGGCCGCGCGGTCCTTGGGGTGGTGCCCAACATCGTGGGCCTGGGGCTGCCCGAGGAGGACTCGGTGTCGCTCAAGGCCGGGGGGCTTTTCGCGGCCCGCCCCGGGGCCGCACTGGACCTGGCCGTGATCGACCTGCCCCACATCTCCAATTTCACGGACTGCGATGCCCTGGTGGCCGAACCGGACGTGGGCCTGCGCCTGGTCCGCTCCCCGGGGGAGGTGGCCGGACCGCGCCGGCCCGACGCGCTGATCCTGCCAGGGAGCAAGAACACCCTGGCCGATCTGCGCTGGTTGCGGGAAACGGGTCTTGACCGGTCCATCGTGGACCTGGCGGCAACGGGCCGCTGCGAGGTGGTGGGGATCTGCGCCGGGTTCCAGATGCTCGGGGAGGTGGTGGCCGATCCGCTTTGCCTGGAGTCGAAGAAACAACGCGAGTCCGGGCTTGGCCTTTTGCCCCTTTTCACGGAGCTTCTGGCCGAAAAAACCCTGCGTCTGGTCTCGGCCGGGCATACCCGAAGCGGTCTCGCCATTCGGGGCTACGAGATCCACCACGGGACCACGCGTCCGGCCGAGGGCGGCGCGACCGGGTTGGAGATCGCCCTTGCCCGCGAGGACGGCACGCCCGTGGGCTACGCCCGGCCGGACGGTCTGGTATGGGGGGGCTACCTGCACGGGCTGTTCGACGCCGACGCCTTCCGGCGCGCCTGGCTTGACGGGCTTCGGGTCAAGAAGGGGCTTGCGCCCGTCGGAACGCCGACGCCCTACGACCTGGAGCCGGCCCTGGACCGCCTGGCCGATGTGGTCCGCACGGCCCTGGACATGGACGCGGTACGGGCCATGCTCGGCATTTAGGGCCTCCGGGCTCCGGCCAAGCGCCAACAGGTTGCGGCCTAGCCGTGCCGCCAGTGAGGGATTTTCGTGCCTTTCCGCCCGACGGCTCCGCCGTCGCTGGCGGCGCAAAGCCCCTGTTTCTTCAAAACAGGGGCTTTGTCATCAGTCTGAACCCTGGGCAACGAAAGGCGTATGTCGTTGCGGGGAAGGCTATTTGGCGGCGACGTCGCAGGTGGCGCCGCACCCCTTGGCTGCGCAGGATGGGGAGGCCGCCGGCTTTTCAACGGCCGCCCCGGACCCGGCGGATTTGGGCGCGGGCGCGTCGGCCTTGGCCCCGTTGCCGCCGTTGTCGCCACTGCCGCCGCTTTTCGCGCTCTCGGCCCCGCTGTTTCTGTTGCAGTAGTCGGTCACGTACCATCCCGACCCCTTGAGCACGAACGAGGTGTTGGACATGATCCGTCCGGCCCGCCCGCCGCATTGGGGACAGGATTCCGGGTGCTCGTCAAACCCCTTCTGGATTTTTTCAAACACCGTACCGCAACCTTCGCACCGGTATTCATAAATCGGCATGTCGCATCTCCACAAAAAGGCACTAGGATCAAGCGTGTTCCCAACCATGCCCGGCTTGGGCCGGGGAAACACGGCATCACACAAGGGGGTCCGAAATGGGACCGCCCGGCCAGCCGCGCCGCCAGGGAGCGGCCTTTCTCGACAACCTCTCGATATCGTTCACAATATCAAAAAAAATTAGCACTTGGCGCCTGCGAGCGCCAATATAGATAATCGATGAATCCCCCCAGTCAAGGGGCGAAAACCCCCTGTTTTCCGTGGAAATTCATGATATCCCGGAGAGTTATGGATTATTTCAGGACTGGTCCAAAAACATGCGCGCGGGTGTCGGCGCTGTTTGGGCACACCCCTTCCCACACTCCGATGGGCGGAAACGGACCGCTCCGCCCACCGGGGCGCGACTCCAGGACATGGCAGGACTCAGGAAGACCGGAACGCTATTTCTTGATCCGCTTTTCCCACAGCTTCATCTCTTTCATCTTCTTGCGGCGCTCGCGTTGCAGTTCCTTGCAGACCAGGGGCAGCCCCTTGGCGTAGCCCCATTTTTCCCTGTATTCGGCCGGGGTCAAGCCGTATTTGGCCAGATGACGCTTGGTCAGTATCTTGAAGGATTTTCCCGACTCCAGACACACGATGCTTTTCTCCCTGATGGCCTTTTTGGGGTCAACGGGAGGAGCCTTTTCCTCGGTCTCCACCTCCGGGACCACGCCGCCGCTGATGTTTTTGATTCCATCGGCCAGCTTCGTGACCATGGAAGTGATCTCCTCCTCGGTCATGGTACGCACGCTGGCCTGAGCCTTGACGATCTCCAGGGCCTGTTTCAAATAATCATCCATGATGTCCTCCAGTCGCGAGATTATGTTCTATACGCAGACTAACTTCGATTGTAAAAAATCATTTTCCATTCCGTTGTCAAGAAAAATGTGTGCATGACGCACATGAAGTTGCTCGTGTACGTCCCTTGAGATACCGCATGCGCCTCTTCTCATGAAAGGGCGTCTCGCAAAATATTCGCGGTGCCGCCCGCCGGGCTTGCGGCGGGAAGGACCTCACGGGCGAGGTCCTGGACTGATTCCGGCATGTTATGCGTGCCAGCCCAACCCCGGAAAACAAAGGGCGGGGCCAGGCGAACCGGTTTGCGGATGGCCGGCGAACCTTTCCCGAAAAAAAGGGGACGGGGCCGGCCCAGAGACGCGACGTCTTTGGAAAGCGTTGTTGACAGACGGGAGGCTTTACGAAAAAGTGCCGTGTTTGTTCACACCATATAAGACGGAGAAATCGCTTGAAACTGCTTCCAGCGGCCTTGTTGGCCGCCTTTTTTCTGGCCGGGTGCGTCCCCCGGTGGGTCAATCCGCAGATCACCGACCCGGCCGAGGCCAGCCGACGCCTGTCCAGCGACAATTCCTATTGCCGGCAGATCGAGGACATGTTCGAGGACCGGGTCAACATCCAGGACCGCATCTCCTTCGATCCCACGCCGGTGGGACAGATGGCCAACTACTACCACAATTACACGACCGACCAGAACCGGGTGAACCTGTACGACAAGTGCATGCGGGGACGCGGCTGGTCCCGGCCGCAGCCGTAAAACCGGCCGGGCGCATTTTTCCCGTCGCGGCATAACGCGCGACGAGGCCCTCGCGGGACGTTCCGGTCAATGCACCGCGCCCTGGCTTGGCGTCTCCGGGTTGCCGGACCCGGCCAGGCTGGCGGCAAAACGGCGCACCTGTTCGCTGCCGCGCCATCCCTCATAGTACTCGAACCATTCCTCCAGATCGCGCCGGCGCTCATCCAAAATTCCCTCGTGGCTGGACAGCCACATGGAAAAAAGCCGGGTCTCGATCTTGAACGCGTCGCTGTCAAAGGCCTGGGACAGGATGCCCGAGGCGTACCGGCTGACCTCGAAGACCCGAAACACGAATTCCCCCACGCAACGGCGGGAGGTTTCGTAGTCCGTGGGCTTGCCGTTTATCTCCTTGAGGAATTCGGCCAAAAGGGGCTGGGTCTTTTCCACGGCCAGGAGACTCTCCCCGGGGATGGCCACGACCACCTCGCCGTCGCGGTCCTCGGCGAAATAAAAACGCGCCCAGTGCTCGGCGGCCAGCACCCGGAAGATGTCCCGCACGGCCGCGTTGACGTCCTTGGAGGCATCCTTTTGGTTCTCGATGGGGCAATTCATGGGCTCTCCTTAAGGCAACGGACGAAATGTCCGGGTGATGTTTCACGCAGTTGCGGGACCATGGCCGCGCACTCGGGACTTTTCTCCGGGCACCGGGGATGGAAGACGCACCCCCCGGGCGGGGAAAAAAGGCTCGGGGCGTCGCCGGACAGGACCGTTCTTCGCGCCTGCCGCCTGGCCGGGTCGGGGACCGGGGCCGCGGCCAGAAGCGCCCGCGTATAGGGATGGGCCGGACGGGCCATGAGTTCGGCCGTTGGGGCCAGTTCCATGATCCGCCCCAGGTACATGACCGCCGTCCGGTCACTTATGTGCCCGACCACGGCCAGATCGTGGGAGATGAACAGGTACGAAAGGCCCAGACGGGCCTTGAGGTCGTCCAGAAGATTGATGACCTGGGCCTGAATGGACACGTCCAGGGCCGAGACCGGCTCGTCGCAGACAACCAGGGCCGGGCTCGTGGCCAGGGCCCGGGCGATGGCCACCCGCTGCCTTTGGCCCCCTGAGAACTGATGGGGGTAGCGCCCGGCGTGTTCGGGCAAAAGCCCCACCTGGGCCAGAAGCTCCGCAACCCGCTCCCGCCTGGCGGCCCGGTCCATGCCCCCCAGGGCCGCCAGCCCCTCGGCCACGCTCCAGCCCACGCTACGGCGCGGATTGAGGGAGGAAAAGGGGTCCTGAAAGATCATCTGGACCAGGCGTGGCAGCCTTTTTCCCATGTCCGGGTCCCGGATGTCCCGGCCATCCGCCAGCACCGTCCCGGCGCTTGGCCGTTCAAGCCCGACCACGCACCGGGCCAGGGTGGACTTGCCGCACCCGGATTCGCCCACAAGGCCCACGGTCTCGGCCCTGCCCACGGTCAGATCCACCCCGTCCACGGCCGTGACCGTACGCACGGCCGTGCCCAGGATGCCCCCCCTGACCACGTAGCGCCGGGTGACGCCCCTGACGTCGAGCAGCGCGCTCACGCCTCGCTCCCCACAGCCGCGTCGGCCAGGAGCCAACACCGCGCCCCCCGGCCGGAGGCCATGCGGAAAAAGGGCGGGGCCTGGGCGCGGCAACGGTCGAAAACCTCGGGACAGCGGGGATGGAAACGGCACCCCGCAGGCAACCGGGTCAGGCTCGGG
Proteins encoded:
- a CDS encoding YidH family protein — protein: MKRRTIPTTAYDLSNPQVLLAWQRNHLANERTFLAWCRTGLALFAFSFVIERFDFFIRQMQALPLFDGLTRRHLHTELISLTTFTVGVAVILMAGWRFIYVRRLINRGEQQFSALPDLLFILSVMGIIISLFGVFWFLVVS
- a CDS encoding cobyric acid synthase, producing the protein MRPLPLPSHGGHLQALARAAGRDPADILDFSASMNPLGPPDGLRAIISRTVSEVVHYPDPDCSGLVTAASRRYGLPPEELVAGNGTSDLLFALARAARPDPGTRRAPSWSRAILAAPCYVDYRRACARAGIEATAVLLDPDHDFSLDWDRLLAGLPRKPALVFLGRPQNPTGRSFPDAPLRELAAFRPDCLFVIDEAFADFVPDFASLTRNRPDNVAVFLSLTKSFAVPGLRLGLLAAEARLVARVRDELAPWAVNAMAQAVGQAFLGDEAYLSRTRSETGRLRRDLAASLAALPGVRVFPGEANFLLCRLEGQADGAVRLGHRLLLEHGLAIRVCADFAGLDGRYFRVAVRRDADNARLLSALAAVLGQGRPRPARPRPTPALMFQGASSNAGKSVLAAALCRILRQDGYAVAPFKAQNMSLNSGVTPDGLEMGRAQILQARACGLAPEAAMNPVLLKPSSETGSQVVVMGRPVGNMDARTYFARKRDFFATVTAAYDDLAARHEVMVIEGAGSPAEVNLMAHDIVNMAMAAHAGARVLLVADIDRGGAFAALAGTMELLPERDRARVVGYVLNRFRGDPGLLGDAPDFVFRMTGRAVLGVVPNIVGLGLPEEDSVSLKAGGLFAARPGAALDLAVIDLPHISNFTDCDALVAEPDVGLRLVRSPGEVAGPRRPDALILPGSKNTLADLRWLRETGLDRSIVDLAATGRCEVVGICAGFQMLGEVVADPLCLESKKQRESGLGLLPLFTELLAEKTLRLVSAGHTRSGLAIRGYEIHHGTTRPAEGGATGLEIALAREDGTPVGYARPDGLVWGGYLHGLFDADAFRRAWLDGLRVKKGLAPVGTPTPYDLEPALDRLADVVRTALDMDAVRAMLGI
- a CDS encoding FmdB family zinc ribbon protein codes for the protein MPIYEYRCEGCGTVFEKIQKGFDEHPESCPQCGGRAGRIMSNTSFVLKGSGWYVTDYCNRNSGAESAKSGGSGDNGGNGAKADAPAPKSAGSGAAVEKPAASPSCAAKGCGATCDVAAK
- a CDS encoding MucR family transcriptional regulator; protein product: MDDYLKQALEIVKAQASVRTMTEEEITSMVTKLADGIKNISGGVVPEVETEEKAPPVDPKKAIREKSIVCLESGKSFKILTKRHLAKYGLTPAEYREKWGYAKGLPLVCKELQRERRKKMKEMKLWEKRIKK
- a CDS encoding ABC transporter ATP-binding protein, which gives rise to MSALLDVRGVTRRYVVRGGILGTAVRTVTAVDGVDLTVGRAETVGLVGESGCGKSTLARCVVGLERPSAGTVLADGRDIRDPDMGKRLPRLVQMIFQDPFSSLNPRRSVGWSVAEGLAALGGMDRAARRERVAELLAQVGLLPEHAGRYPHQFSGGQRQRVAIARALATSPALVVCDEPVSALDVSIQAQVINLLDDLKARLGLSYLFISHDLAVVGHISDRTAVMYLGRIMELAPTAELMARPAHPYTRALLAAAPVPDPARRQARRTVLSGDAPSLFSPPGGCVFHPRCPEKSPECAAMVPQLRETSPGHFVRCLKESP